In a genomic window of Sporosarcina trichiuri:
- a CDS encoding M3 family oligoendopeptidase: MAQTKELNPKWDLDQIFKGGSTSGELQQTVERLKEEIGEISGKLDHFEPAEATAESLGAIMDSIFPVQKQLRDVSAYISCLSAQDVHDENAAVWVAKRGELGAQMAAVGTKLDQKLKGIDDGKWDELMQSDELRDIAFPLTEARRRAKELLPLDQEVLINDLSVDGYHAWNQMYETIVGSMSVPIEEDGETKQYSIGQASNKMSTPDAAERKDLFDKIQEEWQKNAPLFGQTLNHLGGFRLQVYKHRGWDDILHEPLEKNRMKRETLDAMWGAIERSKPVFVEFLDRKAQLLGLDKLRIYDIGAPIGKSATTYSYTEGADRIIGQFRKFSPKMADFAEKAFENRWIEAEDRAGKRPGGFCTSFPNKEQTRIFMTYSGSASNLATLAHELGHGFHQHVMNELHIKNQGYAMNVAETASTFAEMILADAAVKQAATKEEKIALLEDKVRRGVTFFMNIHSRFLFELKFYEARRDGMVPVDQLNRLMVEAQKEAYNDALSEYDPMFWASKLHFHITGTPFYNFPYTFGYLFSLGIYAHALEQGSSFEDDYIALLQDTGRMTVEDLADKHLGVDLTKPEFWENAIRLCADDVQEFLELTKD; encoded by the coding sequence TTGGCACAGACGAAAGAACTCAATCCGAAGTGGGACTTGGACCAGATATTCAAAGGGGGCAGTACGTCCGGGGAACTGCAGCAGACGGTGGAACGGCTGAAAGAGGAGATCGGTGAGATCAGCGGGAAGCTGGATCACTTCGAGCCGGCTGAAGCGACAGCGGAATCTCTCGGTGCCATCATGGACAGCATTTTCCCTGTCCAGAAGCAGCTCCGTGACGTGTCCGCCTATATCAGCTGCCTGAGCGCACAGGACGTCCACGATGAAAACGCTGCCGTCTGGGTCGCGAAACGCGGCGAGCTCGGCGCACAGATGGCCGCCGTCGGCACGAAACTCGATCAGAAGCTGAAAGGTATCGATGACGGGAAATGGGATGAACTGATGCAGTCGGATGAGCTACGCGACATCGCCTTCCCGCTGACGGAAGCGCGCCGCCGTGCGAAGGAATTGCTGCCGCTCGATCAGGAAGTGCTCATCAACGACCTGTCCGTCGACGGCTATCACGCATGGAACCAGATGTACGAAACGATTGTCGGCAGCATGTCCGTGCCGATCGAGGAGGACGGCGAAACGAAACAGTATTCCATCGGTCAGGCATCCAACAAGATGTCAACGCCGGACGCCGCGGAACGGAAGGATTTATTCGATAAAATCCAGGAAGAATGGCAGAAGAACGCCCCCCTCTTCGGCCAGACGCTGAACCACCTCGGCGGCTTCCGCCTGCAGGTGTACAAGCACCGCGGCTGGGACGACATCCTGCACGAGCCGCTCGAGAAGAACCGGATGAAGCGCGAGACGCTGGACGCGATGTGGGGCGCGATCGAGCGCAGCAAACCGGTATTTGTGGAGTTCCTCGATCGGAAAGCGCAGCTGCTCGGCCTCGACAAGCTGCGCATCTATGATATCGGCGCGCCGATCGGCAAGAGTGCGACGACGTATTCCTACACGGAAGGGGCGGACCGCATCATCGGTCAGTTCCGCAAGTTCAGCCCGAAGATGGCCGACTTCGCGGAGAAAGCGTTCGAGAACCGCTGGATCGAGGCGGAAGACCGTGCCGGCAAACGTCCGGGCGGCTTCTGCACGAGCTTCCCGAACAAGGAGCAGACCCGCATCTTCATGACGTACTCGGGGTCCGCCTCGAACCTGGCGACGCTCGCCCACGAACTCGGACACGGCTTCCATCAGCACGTCATGAATGAACTGCACATCAAGAACCAGGGCTACGCCATGAACGTCGCGGAAACGGCGTCCACGTTTGCCGAAATGATCCTGGCGGATGCCGCCGTCAAGCAGGCAGCGACGAAAGAGGAGAAAATTGCCCTGCTCGAAGACAAAGTCCGCCGCGGCGTGACGTTCTTCATGAATATCCATTCAAGGTTCCTGTTCGAGCTGAAATTCTATGAAGCACGCCGCGACGGCATGGTGCCCGTCGACCAGCTCAACCGGCTCATGGTCGAGGCGCAGAAGGAAGCGTATAACGACGCACTCAGCGAATACGACCCGATGTTCTGGGCGTCCAAACTGCACTTCCACATCACCGGCACGCCGTTCTACAACTTCCCGTACACGTTCGGCTACCTGTTCAGTCTCGGCATCTACGCCCATGCGCTCGAGCAGGGCAGCAGCTTCGAGGACGACTACATCGCATTGCTGCAGGACACCGGCCGCATGACCGTCGAGGACCTCGCCGACAAGCACCTCGGCGTCGACCTGACGAAACCGGAGTTCTGGGAGAACGCCATCCGGCTCTGCGCGGATGACGTGCAGGAATTCCTGGAACTGACAAAGGACTAA
- a CDS encoding Zn-dependent hydrolase: MLLSNTLFSRLTAGYNESLSRGGIDGQRVAERLSMLSEIGRTADGGVDRPGFSPEEKHAKLLVASWMEEAGLQVREDGAGNVIGRLEGSAVGPAVLSGSHVDSVPNGGNFDGPLGVIAALEVAEAWRETGHQPERPYEVIVFSDEEGSRFGSGLTGSHAMAGELTGERMGSVRDMDGRTFAEVMDAYGTSVADVCSAARDWREAGLFVELHIEQGKKLERAGFAVGAVKGIAGPVWIDVTFEGTAGHAGNTPMDDRRDPLVAASHFVHAVSSLPRKFSETAVATVGRLTVSPNGINVIPQKVELTVDVRDIHEDKRTQLVEAIIGAAQVSATMHDVDVATRQMLSVDPLLVQEDLLADMNAAIEDLGMTPMDLVSGAGHDAMVIGRKVPAAMLFVRSRNGVSHNPAEWTDLNDCVKGIHVLKAFIEKRMED; encoded by the coding sequence ATGCTTTTATCCAATACATTATTTTCGAGATTGACAGCGGGCTATAATGAATCGCTGTCCCGCGGGGGTATCGACGGGCAGCGGGTCGCCGAGCGGCTGAGCATGCTGTCGGAGATCGGCCGGACGGCGGATGGCGGTGTGGACCGGCCGGGATTTTCGCCGGAAGAGAAGCATGCGAAACTGCTGGTGGCGTCCTGGATGGAGGAAGCCGGACTGCAGGTGAGGGAGGATGGTGCCGGCAATGTGATTGGCAGGCTCGAAGGATCGGCTGTCGGTCCTGCCGTGCTGTCCGGCTCACATGTGGACAGCGTGCCGAACGGCGGGAATTTCGACGGACCGCTCGGTGTCATCGCGGCTCTCGAAGTGGCGGAAGCGTGGCGGGAAACGGGTCATCAGCCGGAAAGACCATACGAAGTGATCGTCTTCTCCGACGAGGAAGGCTCGCGGTTCGGCTCCGGACTGACGGGCAGCCACGCGATGGCCGGGGAACTGACCGGTGAGCGGATGGGCAGTGTCCGGGATATGGACGGGCGGACATTCGCCGAAGTGATGGATGCGTACGGGACGTCGGTGGCTGATGTCTGCTCGGCGGCGCGGGACTGGCGCGAGGCCGGCCTGTTCGTCGAGCTGCATATCGAGCAGGGAAAGAAGCTGGAGCGCGCAGGATTCGCGGTCGGAGCGGTGAAAGGGATCGCGGGTCCCGTCTGGATCGACGTGACGTTTGAAGGGACTGCGGGCCATGCGGGCAATACGCCGATGGACGACCGGCGCGATCCGCTCGTGGCGGCAAGCCATTTTGTGCACGCTGTCTCGTCGCTGCCGCGCAAATTCAGCGAGACGGCTGTCGCGACGGTCGGCAGGCTGACCGTCAGCCCGAACGGCATCAACGTCATCCCGCAGAAAGTGGAACTGACGGTGGATGTGCGGGACATCCATGAGGACAAGCGGACGCAGCTGGTGGAAGCGATCATCGGGGCTGCGCAAGTGTCCGCCACTATGCATGATGTGGATGTTGCGACCCGGCAGATGCTGTCGGTCGACCCGCTGCTCGTGCAGGAAGACCTGCTGGCGGACATGAACGCTGCGATCGAGGATCTCGGCATGACGCCGATGGACCTCGTCAGCGGCGCCGGGCACGACGCCATGGTGATCGGCCGGAAAGTGCCGGCCGCCATGCTGTTCGTCAGGAGCAGGAACGGCGTCAGCCACAACCCTGCCGAATGGACGGATCTGAACGATTGCGTGAAAGGGATCCATGTGCTGAAAGCGTTCATCGAGAAACGGATGGAAGACTGA
- a CDS encoding MurR/RpiR family transcriptional regulator translates to MEDKQVALKSITDLAKEIDVSPSSITRFCKRMQFDNFQQLKYAMLEASADRDREEDDIRRVSDLYVTVIRSTQQFLEMEQIARIVDRLQKADRVLFCGVGNSGLIAEEFNSRTERMGMDTAAMTDAHTMVMRSALLGERDVLMCFSATGKTQSVLAAAREAKANGAGLIVVTTSGAEELTDLADEIVFVANHVLAADDKFINTQISSLFFLDVLTYRLLENPDLQAERAKTLAALARFR, encoded by the coding sequence ATGGAAGATAAGCAGGTGGCGCTGAAATCCATCACTGATCTAGCAAAGGAAATTGACGTATCTCCTTCAAGTATCACCCGCTTCTGCAAAAGGATGCAGTTCGACAATTTCCAGCAGCTGAAATACGCAATGCTCGAGGCATCGGCAGACCGGGATCGGGAAGAGGATGACATCAGACGGGTGTCGGATCTGTATGTGACGGTCATCCGGTCGACCCAGCAGTTCCTCGAGATGGAACAGATCGCCCGCATTGTGGATCGTCTGCAGAAGGCGGACCGGGTGCTGTTCTGCGGTGTCGGGAATTCAGGGCTGATCGCAGAAGAGTTCAACAGCCGGACGGAGCGGATGGGGATGGACACGGCGGCGATGACGGACGCTCATACGATGGTGATGCGGAGTGCCCTGCTTGGTGAACGGGATGTGCTCATGTGCTTCTCGGCGACCGGCAAGACGCAGAGCGTGCTCGCTGCGGCCCGCGAAGCGAAAGCGAACGGCGCCGGCCTGATCGTCGTGACGACAAGCGGCGCCGAGGAACTGACCGATCTTGCGGACGAAATCGTCTTCGTGGCAAATCACGTGCTGGCCGCGGACGATAAATTCATCAACACGCAGATCTCGAGCCTGTTCTTCCTCGATGTGCTCACGTACCGGCTGCTCGAGAACCCGGATCTGCAGGCGGAGCGAGCGAAGACGCTCGCGGCGCTTGCGCGGTTCAGGTGA
- a CDS encoding RidA family protein, which translates to MTNFNAVSATNTEHAPSGNGLSSQSAAFSHYNNLSVQLPIDPSTGNLVAGGIKEQADQCFKNIEAIVNHLGHVMSDVARLSVFVKDIQDVDAVDEVFKTYFPTYVPSRTTVAVAALPMDALVQIEALVTHGEGTIPNAPQAGDLIKLTNNTPNAPVSPLSTQTVSFSHYNNLSAQLPIDPKTGRVVAGGAKEQAVQCLKNIKAILESIDVPFDDIVKTTIFLTDLSDADVVDDVYKTFFPDSAIARAVAYVPARTVVQAAALPLGASVQIEAVVSHGDGTPPQEIEDRHGIVIWARNTDNAPKNPLSTQTVAFSHYNHLSAQLPLDPATGKLVDGGAKEQAEQCLSNIKAIVESIDHVLEDTVKVNIYVKDLSDLDEVNEAYKSFFPEGTPARRVVGASALPHGALVQIDAIVGNAEGTPPNA; encoded by the coding sequence ATGACAAACTTCAACGCAGTATCCGCTACGAATACGGAGCATGCACCGAGCGGAAACGGACTTTCTTCACAAAGCGCGGCATTCTCCCACTACAACAACCTGTCGGTACAGCTGCCGATCGATCCGTCGACCGGGAACCTGGTCGCTGGCGGTATCAAGGAGCAGGCAGACCAGTGTTTTAAGAACATCGAAGCGATCGTGAATCACCTCGGTCACGTCATGAGTGACGTTGCCCGCCTCAGCGTATTTGTCAAGGATATCCAGGACGTGGATGCGGTGGATGAGGTCTTCAAGACGTACTTCCCGACCTACGTGCCATCCCGCACGACAGTCGCGGTTGCGGCGCTGCCGATGGATGCCTTGGTGCAGATCGAGGCACTTGTGACGCATGGCGAAGGGACGATTCCGAACGCACCGCAGGCGGGCGATCTCATCAAGCTGACGAACAACACGCCGAATGCACCGGTGAGCCCGCTGTCGACGCAGACTGTATCGTTCTCCCACTATAACAACCTGTCGGCACAGCTGCCGATCGATCCAAAGACGGGCCGCGTAGTTGCGGGCGGCGCAAAAGAGCAGGCGGTCCAGTGCCTGAAGAATATCAAAGCAATTCTTGAAAGTATCGACGTGCCATTCGATGACATCGTGAAGACGACGATCTTCCTGACCGATCTTTCGGATGCAGACGTGGTGGATGACGTCTACAAGACATTCTTCCCGGATTCTGCAATTGCACGGGCGGTTGCCTACGTACCGGCGCGCACGGTCGTACAAGCGGCAGCACTGCCGCTTGGCGCGTCCGTCCAGATCGAAGCAGTCGTCTCGCATGGTGACGGCACGCCGCCGCAGGAAATCGAAGACCGTCACGGCATCGTGATCTGGGCGCGGAACACAGATAACGCGCCGAAGAACCCGCTGTCGACGCAGACAGTCGCCTTCTCCCACTACAATCACTTGTCCGCACAGCTTCCATTGGATCCGGCGACAGGCAAACTGGTTGATGGCGGTGCGAAAGAGCAGGCGGAACAATGTCTGTCGAACATCAAGGCGATCGTGGAAAGTATCGATCATGTCCTCGAAGATACGGTGAAAGTGAACATCTACGTGAAAGACCTGTCGGATCTCGACGAGGTGAATGAAGCGTACAAGTCCTTCTTCCCGGAAGGCACACCGGCCCGCCGCGTGGTTGGCGCGTCTGCACTGCCACACGGCGCATTGGTTCAGATCGATGCCATCGTAGGAAACGCGGAAGGCACACCGCCGAACGCATAA
- a CDS encoding N-acetylmannosamine-6-phosphate 2-epimerase — protein MSNRNLKLPSDLIVSCQALENEPLHSSFIMSKMALAAYEGGAKGIRANSKTDIEAIRQEVTLPVIGIVKRDYDGSDVYITATRKEIDELLSAGCEVIAMDATMAARPAEPIEDLVRYIRSEAPGIELMADIATVAEAVRAEQLGFDYIGTTLHGYTADTAGCKIHHDDFAFLKEVIAAVQTPVIAEGNIETPAMLKRAFDLGAYAAVVGGAITRPRDITKKFVRELHGADL, from the coding sequence ATGAGCAACCGCAACCTGAAACTGCCGTCCGACCTGATCGTCTCCTGCCAGGCGCTCGAGAACGAGCCGCTGCATTCGTCTTTCATCATGAGCAAGATGGCGCTCGCTGCCTACGAAGGCGGCGCAAAAGGCATCCGGGCGAATTCGAAGACGGACATCGAAGCCATCCGGCAGGAAGTCACGCTGCCCGTCATCGGCATCGTCAAACGGGACTATGACGGATCGGACGTCTACATCACCGCCACCCGGAAAGAGATCGACGAACTGCTCAGCGCGGGCTGTGAGGTGATCGCAATGGACGCCACCATGGCCGCACGTCCCGCAGAGCCGATTGAAGATCTCGTGCGTTATATCCGCAGTGAAGCACCCGGCATCGAACTCATGGCGGACATCGCAACAGTCGCAGAAGCCGTCCGCGCCGAGCAGCTCGGCTTCGACTACATCGGCACGACGCTGCACGGCTATACCGCCGATACGGCAGGCTGCAAGATCCACCACGACGATTTTGCATTCCTGAAGGAAGTCATCGCAGCGGTCCAGACGCCGGTCATCGCGGAGGGCAACATCGAAACCCCCGCCATGCTGAAGCGCGCCTTCGACCTCGGCGCCTACGCAGCCGTCGTCGGCGGCGCGATCACCCGCCCGCGCGACATCACGAAGAAATTCGTCCGTGAACTGCACGGAGCGGACTTATAA